The Gloeobacter violaceus PCC 7421 DNA window CAATGCTCAATATCAGCAAAGATATGATCTTCGATCGTTATATTAAACTGTGCGAGAACATTCCCTACACTGAGGTCTGCAAGCAGACAAATGATCCTTACTGGGGTATTCAAGGCGGCTTCTATGCCAACTACATGAACGACTGGTTTGAAGTCTTTCCCGACTCAATTAGAGTGTTCTTTTTTGATCAAATTAAGCGTGATCCAGCGCTGCTGCTTGCGGAACTCTATGATTGGCTTGGCGTTGAGGCTGTCGTTCCTGAGACCCTCAGGGTGGAGAATAAAACCATCAGCTACAAAGTTGCGTTGCTGCACAAGGCGGCGCTCGCTTTTAATATGAAAGCCGAGCGAGTTTTGCGCTTGTTCCCCGATCTCAAAGACGCCGCTCGCAGGCTATACTTCACCCTCAACGGCCAGCCCTTTGAAGAAAGAATGTCCAGCAGAACGCGCTCCTACCTTGAATCTGTCTATGCACCCTACAACGAGCGCCTCGCCCATCAGCTTGCAAAGCGTGGATACAGTAATATGCCAACTTGGCTTGTCCCCCCGGCTTGATCCAGGGCATCTACACGTTGTTGGCCTCGGTTGAAGGCCGCTGCGCAGAGTGTTGCCTGC harbors:
- a CDS encoding sulfotransferase family protein; this encodes MAVQQIAPIVKTEAGVLPNLVIAGVVKGGTTSVFTYLSQHPDICPSSKKETCYFLPVRYGGEPAPVTEYLLNFKRYRTERYVMEATPGYFEGGYKLASLMRQQLGQARIVMILREPVERLFSFYNYQKAMLNISKDMIFDRYIKLCENIPYTEVCKQTNDPYWGIQGGFYANYMNDWFEVFPDSIRVFFFDQIKRDPALLLAELYDWLGVEAVVPETLRVENKTISYKVALLHKAALAFNMKAERVLRLFPDLKDAARRLYFTLNGQPFEERMSSRTRSYLESVYAPYNERLAHQLAKRGYSNMPTWLVPPA